One genomic region from Streptomyces sp. Li-HN-5-11 encodes:
- a CDS encoding class I SAM-dependent methyltransferase gives MPPLPYAPRVYDPRRIAYAAELAQGTGRFHEPPRNDCPWCGSARLRTRLCAPDLLQHKPGTFTVDRCRDCGHAFQNPRLSPAGLAFYHRDFDESDPEGFADPVLALRRSRRRHRTDARLMRNVGEPESWLDVGTGHGHFPEAARELFPYTSFDGLDPTPRVQAARAAGRIEEAHVGHLADAHLRDRLRGRYDVVSMFHHLTHAPDPRAELRAALGALRPGGHLLIELPDPRCVFALLLGKWWLPHGQPRHLHLLPLRNLRAELESSGCTVLVTDRRTPHAPGDLSAALALTLTHLLPAADAPWRSAPPSALRRVVRAVLAGATSPLVDAAAAADHLLAPVFRRIPGFSNAYRIVARREPA, from the coding sequence ATGCCGCCCCTGCCGTACGCGCCGCGGGTCTACGATCCGCGGCGCATCGCGTACGCCGCCGAACTCGCCCAGGGCACGGGCCGGTTCCACGAGCCGCCCCGCAACGACTGCCCCTGGTGCGGCTCCGCGCGGCTGCGCACCCGGCTGTGCGCGCCCGACCTGCTCCAGCACAAGCCGGGCACGTTCACGGTCGACCGGTGCAGGGACTGCGGGCACGCCTTCCAGAACCCCCGGCTCAGCCCGGCGGGCCTGGCGTTCTACCACCGGGACTTCGACGAGAGCGATCCGGAGGGCTTCGCCGACCCGGTGCTCGCACTCCGCCGCAGCCGCCGCCGGCACCGCACCGACGCCCGTCTGATGCGCAACGTCGGCGAACCCGAGAGCTGGCTCGACGTCGGCACGGGCCACGGCCACTTCCCCGAAGCCGCGCGGGAGCTCTTCCCGTACACCTCCTTCGACGGCCTCGACCCGACGCCCCGAGTCCAGGCGGCACGCGCGGCCGGGCGGATCGAGGAGGCCCACGTCGGCCACCTGGCCGATGCGCACCTCAGGGACCGCCTGCGCGGCCGCTACGACGTGGTCAGCATGTTCCACCACCTGACCCACGCCCCCGACCCCCGCGCGGAACTGCGCGCGGCGCTCGGCGCGCTGCGCCCCGGCGGACACCTGCTGATCGAACTCCCCGACCCGCGCTGCGTGTTCGCCCTGCTGCTCGGCAAGTGGTGGCTTCCGCACGGCCAGCCGCGTCATCTGCATCTGCTGCCGCTGCGCAACCTGCGCGCGGAACTGGAGTCCTCGGGCTGCACGGTCCTCGTCACCGACCGCCGCACCCCCCACGCCCCGGGCGACCTGTCGGCGGCCCTCGCCCTGACCCTCACCCATCTCCTGCCCGCGGCCGACGCTCCCTGGCGCAGCGCCCCGCCGAGCGCCTTGAGACGCGTCGTACGCGCGGTCCTCGCCGGCGCGACCAGCCCGCTGGTGGACGCGGCCGCGGCCGCCGACCACCTCCTGGCCCCCGTGTTCCGCCGCATCCCCGGCTTCTCGAACGCCTACCGGATCGTCGCCCGCCGCGAGCCCGCCTGA